In one Culex quinquefasciatus strain JHB chromosome 2, VPISU_Cqui_1.0_pri_paternal, whole genome shotgun sequence genomic region, the following are encoded:
- the LOC119766600 gene encoding uncharacterized protein LOC119766600, with protein sequence MSSKSSCTTGPTMSASFRATPVDVRHEASNTTRSFVVVLSGLKTQWCGRSGFADSRFSSPRKRLMAVDLDSPRRWTAYFFWAASQQICQSHHEPSSPRTAARTRILRSSACSWCGTFPVPKIWSAARRLPRRIRETSILERCREAGRK encoded by the exons ATGTCCAGTAAATCGTCCTGCACAACTGGTCCCACCATGAGCGCATCGTTCAGAGCAACTCCGGTAGACGTGCGACACGAAGCATCAAACACCACGCGGAGCTTCGTAGTGGTGCTGTCCGGCCTCAAGACGCAGTGGTGTGGCAG GTCTGGATTCGCTGACAGCCGCTTCTCCAGTCCCAGGAAGCGTTTGATGGCTGTTGATCTGGACTCACCGAGACGCTGGACAGCGTACTTCTTTTGGGCAGCGTCACAACAAATCTGCCAGTCTCATCACGAACCGTCGTCTCCTCGAACAGCTGCTCGCACAAGGATTCTTCGATCGAGTGCGTGCTCTTGGTGCGGCACGTTTCCAGTTCCCAAAATCTGGTCAGCAGCTCGTCGATTGCCGCGACGGATACGAGAGACGTCGATTCTGGAACGCTGCCGGGAAGCCGGCCGGAAATGA